Proteins encoded together in one Asterias rubens chromosome 4, eAstRub1.3, whole genome shotgun sequence window:
- the LOC117289006 gene encoding heterogeneous nuclear ribonucleoprotein C-like isoform X1, protein MNSMFGGHNPGGFGFGHGQHSGFSNPQGGHGHGGPFGNPHNAGAHGGANQFSQLTPGISNVTNLNDMKSKASRIFIGNLNTGFVQQQDIEKLFGKYGRITGISIHEGFGFVQYTNELNARQAREGEYGAVLARQPLDVRIASEPNPNRPKGFKRVQGTVSSGYIDPASLPVIIPSGPPAAKKQKTFSGRKAQQFDGQGPSQWICSYCKDEADDAWELMKHVAIGHKTQIYVDDPAELAVADNEQNVLYDELS, encoded by the exons ATGAACAGTATGTTTGGAGGCCATAATCCAGGTGGATTCGGCTTTGGTCATGGCCAGCACAGTGGTTTTAGCAATCCACAGGGTGGTCACGGACACGGAGGCCCGTTCGGGAATCCCCACAATGCAGGCGCCCACGGCGGCGCCAATCAATTCTCCCAGCTCACCCCCGGCATCAGCAACGTGACGAACCTCAACGACATGAAGTCCAAGGCTTCGCGCATCTTCATCGGGAACCTTAACACGGGCTTCGTTCAGCAGCAGGATATTGAGAAGCTTTTCGGCAAGTATGGCAGGATTACCGGGATCAGTATCCACGAGGGCTTTGGCTTTGTGCAGTACACCAATGAGCTCAATGCCAGGCAAGCTAGGGAAGGAGAATATGGAGCCGTCCTTGCTAGACAACCCCTAG ATGTAAGAATTGCTAGTGAACCAAATCCCAACCGGCCAAAAGGTTTCAAGAGAGTGCAGGGAACTGTAAGCAG TGGTTACATTGATCCAGCTAGTCTCCCTGTCATTATTCCATCTGGCCCACCAGCAGCCAAAAAACAGAAGACTTTCTCAGGGAGGAAGGCCCAACAATTTGATGGACAGG GTCCCTCCCAGTGGATCTGTTCCTACTGCAAGGATGAGGCAGACGATGCATGGGAGTTGATGAAGCACGTGGCCATTGGCCATAAGACACAAATCTATGTTGATGATCCTGCAGAGCTGGCGGTAGCAGACAATGAACAGAATGTCCTTTACGATGAACTCAGTTAG
- the LOC117289006 gene encoding heterogeneous nuclear ribonucleoprotein C-like isoform X2, whose product MNSMFGGHNPGGFGFGHGQHSGFSNPQGGHGHGGPFGNPHNAGAHGGANQFSQLTPGISNVTNLNDMKSKASRIFIGNLNTGFVQQQDIEKLFGKYGRITGISIHEGFGFVQYTNELNARQAREGEYGAVLARQPLDVRIASEPNPNRPKGFKRVQGTVSSGYIDPASLPVIIPSGPPAAKKQKTFSGRKAQQFDGQEPPLWMCAYCKEKADSCWGLMRHVAQEHHTQIFMDD is encoded by the exons ATGAACAGTATGTTTGGAGGCCATAATCCAGGTGGATTCGGCTTTGGTCATGGCCAGCACAGTGGTTTTAGCAATCCACAGGGTGGTCACGGACACGGAGGCCCGTTCGGGAATCCCCACAATGCAGGCGCCCACGGCGGCGCCAATCAATTCTCCCAGCTCACCCCCGGCATCAGCAACGTGACGAACCTCAACGACATGAAGTCCAAGGCTTCGCGCATCTTCATCGGGAACCTTAACACGGGCTTCGTTCAGCAGCAGGATATTGAGAAGCTTTTCGGCAAGTATGGCAGGATTACCGGGATCAGTATCCACGAGGGCTTTGGCTTTGTGCAGTACACCAATGAGCTCAATGCCAGGCAAGCTAGGGAAGGAGAATATGGAGCCGTCCTTGCTAGACAACCCCTAG ATGTAAGAATTGCTAGTGAACCAAATCCCAACCGGCCAAAAGGTTTCAAGAGAGTGCAGGGAACTGTAAGCAG TGGTTACATTGATCCAGCTAGTCTCCCTGTCATTATTCCATCTGGCCCACCAGCAGCCAAAAAACAGAAGACTTTCTCAGGGAGGAAGGCCCAACAATTTGATGGACAGG AGCCCCCCTTGTGGATGTGTGCTTATTGCAAAGAGAAGGCAGACAGTTGTTGGGGGTTGATGAGACACGTGGCTCAGGAGCATCACACGCAGATATTCATGGATGACTGA